TCGCCACGATGGAGAACACGATCATGATCACGCTGATCACATAGCCCATCGGGTCCTCCAGGCCCACCTGCGTGATGCGCAGGTAAGCCTGCGGCGCCAGCATGTTGGTCTGCCCCAACACCAGCGGCGTGCCCAGGTCGTCGAAAACCTTCACGAACACCAGCGAAGCGCCGGCGACGAAGCCCGGCAGGGCCAGCGGGAAGATCACGCGCCAGAACAGCCGCCAGCCGCGGCAGCCCAGGTTCATCGCGGCTTCCTCCATCGCGCCGTCGATGTTGCGCAGCGCCACGGTGAGGTTCATCAGGATGAACGGGAAATAGTGGATGGCCTCGACGAACACCACCCCGTTGAGCCCGTCCATGATCGGCAGCGTGATACCGAAGTGTTCATTGAGCAGCAGGTTCAGCGAGCCCGAGCGGCCGAAGATCAGCTGCATGGCCACGGCTCCGACGAAGGGCGGCATGATCAGCGGCAGCACGCCCAGCGTCTGGATCAGCAGCGCGCCGCGGAACTCGAATCGCACGGTGAAATAGGCCAGTGGCACGGCGATCAGCGCCGCGAATACGGTGGACAGTACCGCCACGTAGAGGCTGTTGAAGAACGACTCCCGCATCAGCCCCTGGGACAGGAAGGCACTGAAGTGCCCCAGGGTGAACGAGCCGTCCGATTCCACGAAGGCGGTGTAGAAGACCCGCCCCACCGGCAGCACCAGGAACATCAGCAGGAAGGCGAGCACCAGCGCCGCGGCCAGCCAGGCGCCCGGTCGGGGTACAGCCCAGGCGCGGCGCGCCACGCCCGGCACGGCCGTGGCCGCGGCCGGAATGGAAGTGGATGTCATGGGGTTGCCGGGAGGTCGACCAGGGATCAGCGGGCGGCTGCCAGGGCTTGTTCAGCCAGCGTGCGGGCACGTTCGTAGTTGGCGCGCGCCTCGGTGTTCCAGTGGTCTTCCAGCGCCGTCACCCGCTTGTTGACTGCCGCGTCCTTCTTGCTGGCGGCGAACACCGCCAGGAATTCCTTGTCGGCAACCTTGCTGCTGTCGACCACTGGCGTGAAGGCCGCCGCGCGGGCGTCCTTGAGCAGCGCCGCGGCCTTGGGATTGGGCTTGCGTGCCAGCGCAGCCTCAGCGGCGTGGATGGCCTTGGTGGCCGCCTGCAGTTCCTTGATGCGGAAGGTGATGGTCTGGTCGAACACCGCCGACACCACGTTGTAGCGGGCCTCGGACACGTCCGAGTCGAACTGCACCTTGGCGCGCTTGGCGATGTCGAACGGGTTGGGATAGCCCGCCGGCGTTTTGCCTCCCATCGCCGACGGCGGCAGGATCGGCAGGCGCGAGATGGCCGGCGTATAGAGCAGCTGCTGGCCTTCCATCGACACTGCGTAACTGATGAACTTGCGCGCTTCCTCGGGGTTCTTGCCGCCGGCCACCAGCGCGATGTTGGCGGGGACTACTGCCGTGACGTCGGGATAGGCAAACTCCACCGGGAAACCCGAGTACTTGCCGGCCAAGCCGAAGAAGTCGATCACCAGCCCGACGCCGAACTGGCCGTTGTTGACCCCGTCGGGAACGCCGAAGCTGCGTTCGGTGATCGCCGCGCAGTTGCCCGCGATCTGCAGCAGCTGGTGCCAGCCTTTGTCCCAGCCCTCC
The sequence above is a segment of the Ramlibacter tataouinensis genome. Coding sequences within it:
- a CDS encoding ABC transporter substrate-binding protein yields the protein MSIHPKIQAVAAVLALSAGAMSSALAGTVTVITSFPKELTQAYRTAFEKAHPGIKLEILNKNTVQGIAYVRELAPGQRPDVFWASAPDAFEVLAGLQLVDNVAGLANKDAPAKVGAYPINDPKGRYLGQALAGYGLMWNTRYMAANKVPAPRQWADLVKPVYFGHVAMSSPSRSGTTHLTVETLLQGEGWDKGWHQLLQIAGNCAAITERSFGVPDGVNNGQFGVGLVIDFFGLAGKYSGFPVEFAYPDVTAVVPANIALVAGGKNPEEARKFISYAVSMEGQQLLYTPAISRLPILPPSAMGGKTPAGYPNPFDIAKRAKVQFDSDVSEARYNVVSAVFDQTITFRIKELQAATKAIHAAEAALARKPNPKAAALLKDARAAAFTPVVDSSKVADKEFLAVFAASKKDAAVNKRVTALEDHWNTEARANYERARTLAEQALAAAR